Proteins found in one Zea mays cultivar B73 chromosome 1, Zm-B73-REFERENCE-NAM-5.0, whole genome shotgun sequence genomic segment:
- the LOC100272827 gene encoding Glycerol-3-phosphate acyltransferase RAM2-like yields the protein MEEAVEAVVAAGVEPFPTVDKCDASGRGAHAVVADLDGALLRSRSAFPYYALVAFEAGGVPRLLLLLLLAPLAAALRALASESACARVLVFAATAGARVRDIESAARAVLPRFYAADVHPAAWRVFSACARRRVVLTAAPRIMAEPFLRDCLGADAVAGTELATWRGRATGMVDSRRGVLVGWSRADALREILAGDDDDDAAPDVGLGNSRSDYPFMSMCKEAYIVPRAPVEPLPMDQLPRPVIFHDGRLVRRPTPLAALLVVLWFPVGFALACLRIAAGALLPMPLVYYAFWALGVRVHVRGAPPPPRAERATGRRGVLFACSHRTLLDPIFLSTALGRPVAAVTYSLSRLSEFLSPIRTVRLTRDRASDAAMIRDLLAEGDLVICPEGTTCREPFLLRFSALFAELTHEVVPVAMENRMSMFHGTTARGWKGMDPFYFFMNPSPAYVVTFLNKLPPELTCAGGRTSHEVANYIQRLIAATLSYECTSLTRKDKYLALAGNDGVVATPKPPAPAKKPNGC from the exons ATGGAGGAGGCGGTGGAGGCCGTGGTCGCGGCCGGAGTGGAGCCGTTCCCGACGGTGGACAAGTGCGACGCGTCGGGCCGCGGCGCGCACGCCGTGGTGGCGGACCTGGACGGCGCGCTGCTGCGCTCCCGCAGCGCGTTCCCGTACTACGCGCTGGTGGCCTTCGAGGCCGGCGGCGTGCcgcgcctgctgctgctgctgctgctggcccCGCTGGCCGCGGCGCTGCGGGCGCTGGCCTCGGAGTCGGCGTGCGCGCGCGTGCTGGTGTTCGCGGCCACGGCGGGCGCCCGGGTGCGCGACATCGAGTCGGCGGCGCGCGCCGTGCTCCCGCGCTTCTACGCCGCCGACGTGCACCCGGCCGCGTGGCGGGTGTTCTCGGCCTGCGCACGGAGGCGCGTCGTGCTCACGGCCGCGCCCAGGATCATGGCCGAGCCGTTCCTCAGGGACTGCCTCGGCGCCGACGCCGTCGCGGGCACCGAGCTCGCCACGTGGCGCGGCCGCGCCACGGGCATGGTGGACAGCCGCAGGGGCGTCCTCGTCGGCTGGAGCAGGGCCGACGCGCTGCGGGAGATATTggccggcgacgacgacgacgacgccgcgccCGACGTCGGCCTCGGGAACAGCCGCTCCGACTACCCCTTCATGAGCATGTGCAAG GAGGCGTACATCGTCCCGCGCGCGCCGGTGGAGCCATTGCCCATGGACCAGCTGCCTCGCCCGGTCATCTTCCACGACGGCCGCCTGGTGCGCCGGCCGACGCCGCTGGCGGCGCTGCTGGTCGTGCTGTGGTTCCCCGTGGGCTTCGcgctcgcctgcctgcgcatCGCGGCGGGGGCGCTGCTGCCCATGCCGCTGGTGTACTACGCCTTCTGGGCGCTGGGCGTGCGCGTGCACGTCCGGGgcgccccgccgccgccgcgcgccgagCGCGCCACGGGCCGGAGGGGCGTCCTCTTCGCCTGCTCGCACCGGACGCTGCTGGACCCCATCTTCCTGTCCACCGCGCTGGGGCGCCCCGTGGCGGCGGTCACCTACTCGCTCTCGCGCCTCTCCGAGTTCCTCTCGCCCATCCGGACGGTGCGCCTCACGCGGGACCGCGCCTCCGACGCCGCCATGATCCGGGACCTGCTGGCGGAGGGCGACCTCGTCATCTGCCCCGAGGGGACCACGTGCCGGGAGCCCTTCCTGCTGCGCTTCTCGGCGCTCTTCGCGGAGCTCACCCACGAGGTGGTGCCCGTGGCCATGGAGAACCGGATGAGCATGTTCCACGGCACAACGGCCAGGGGGTGGAAGGGGATGGACCCATTCTACTTCTTCATGAACCCCAGCCCGGCATACGTCGTCACCTTCCTCAACAAGCTCCCGCCCGAGCTCACCTGCGCCGGCGGCAGGACAAGCCACGAGGTGGCCAACTACATCCAGAGGCTAATCGCCGCCACGCTCTCCTACGAGTGCACAAGCCTCACCAGGAAGGACAAGTACCTGGCGCTCGCAGGCAACGACGGGGTGGTGGCCACCCCCAAGCCGCCGGCGCCGGCCAAGAAACCCAATGGCTGCTAA